A single genomic interval of Porphyromonas sp. oral taxon 275 harbors:
- a CDS encoding OstA-like protein, with the protein MKPAKEQRLPIALVLALILGGLSYLHSSASFRSSSLGGGMRGISTLADSSQRGAKGQSSRIYIEHADLLSYDASLQPGVQRLKGGVIFRHGNARMTCDSAYINEQAQTFEAFGEVHMVQGDTVNMYARYLYYDGITRLAKLRYNVHLANKTTDLYTDSLDYDRVADVAYYFEGGSITDAENTLTSDYGQFLPATNDAEFRYNVKLVGQRTTLTTQHLYYNTGTQIGSYEGPTLIQSDSGRIESRRGVYDVRRDVGILLDRSTVFSGAKSLTGDSIYYDGVGKFGEAFGRMHLTDTVQRAQLFGEYGYFDDKRSYAFATLRAHAEEYSQKDTLYVAADTLELISVPIHNRWQLDSVKRLRAAGEEADTMQRYLRAYRGVRIYRRDAQAVADSMSYVAKDSVLSLYGRPIMWSEQRQLLGDTTVFYFRGRKLDYVDVLGSVLAVEHIDSVDYYNQMQGERLRAYLQDSTIRQLDVFGSVESIFYMKEDKGPDYTGLNRMTSAAMQLTLDSGRIKKSLWTGPVEGKAYPLSMAGSAEVNRLKSFVWASDRRPLSRESIVQSSGGDSLQRPGNTLAELQRFSGARAALTAYAPFELQAKEDSLRSDSIARHLAGLSPEEWRQLYQYVLSPSKDDAQPHQRPIIDTSWVYKVSSSREGHDSSSTSSSIGIPVGRNSRSGWRASDRSLSLREN; encoded by the coding sequence ATGAAGCCTGCCAAGGAACAGCGACTCCCGATAGCCCTAGTCCTCGCCCTCATCCTCGGGGGGCTGAGCTATCTCCACTCTAGTGCGTCCTTCCGCTCCAGCTCCCTGGGCGGAGGGATGCGCGGCATATCGACCCTAGCCGACAGCAGCCAGCGAGGAGCCAAGGGACAGAGTAGCCGTATCTACATCGAGCACGCCGATCTGCTCAGCTACGACGCCTCGCTTCAGCCCGGCGTGCAGCGGCTCAAGGGCGGGGTCATCTTCAGACACGGCAACGCCCGCATGACCTGCGACAGCGCCTACATCAATGAGCAGGCGCAGACCTTCGAGGCCTTCGGCGAGGTGCACATGGTGCAGGGCGACACGGTCAATATGTACGCGCGCTACCTCTACTACGACGGTATCACGCGGCTGGCGAAGCTGCGCTACAACGTGCACCTGGCGAATAAGACCACCGACCTCTACACCGACAGCCTCGACTACGACCGCGTGGCTGACGTCGCCTACTACTTCGAGGGCGGATCCATCACCGACGCTGAGAACACGCTGACCTCGGACTACGGGCAGTTCCTCCCCGCGACGAACGACGCGGAGTTCCGCTACAACGTCAAGCTCGTCGGGCAGCGCACGACGCTCACCACCCAGCATCTCTACTACAACACCGGCACGCAGATAGGGAGCTACGAGGGCCCCACGCTCATCCAGTCCGACTCGGGCCGCATCGAGTCGCGGCGCGGCGTCTATGATGTACGGCGCGACGTGGGGATCCTCCTCGACCGCTCCACTGTCTTCTCGGGGGCGAAGAGCCTGACGGGGGACTCGATCTACTACGACGGCGTGGGCAAGTTCGGCGAGGCCTTCGGTCGCATGCACCTGACCGACACCGTGCAGCGTGCCCAGCTCTTCGGCGAGTACGGCTACTTCGACGACAAGCGTAGCTACGCCTTCGCCACACTGCGCGCCCATGCCGAGGAGTACTCGCAGAAGGACACGCTCTACGTGGCGGCCGACACGCTCGAGCTGATCAGCGTACCCATACACAATCGCTGGCAGCTGGATAGCGTGAAGCGCCTGCGAGCTGCAGGGGAGGAGGCCGACACCATGCAGCGCTACCTACGTGCCTACCGAGGCGTGCGCATCTACCGCCGCGATGCTCAGGCCGTGGCCGACTCGATGAGCTACGTGGCTAAGGACTCTGTCCTCTCGCTCTACGGCCGCCCCATCATGTGGAGCGAGCAGCGCCAGCTGCTGGGGGATACCACCGTCTTCTACTTCCGCGGGCGCAAGCTCGACTACGTGGACGTCCTAGGGAGCGTCCTAGCGGTCGAGCATATCGACAGCGTCGACTACTACAATCAGATGCAGGGCGAGCGCCTACGCGCCTACCTGCAGGATAGCACCATACGCCAGCTGGACGTCTTCGGCAGCGTGGAGTCCATTTTCTATATGAAGGAGGACAAGGGCCCCGACTACACGGGGCTCAACCGTATGACCAGCGCCGCCATGCAGCTGACGCTCGACTCGGGGCGCATCAAGAAGTCCCTTTGGACGGGGCCCGTCGAGGGCAAGGCCTACCCGCTCTCCATGGCAGGATCAGCAGAGGTCAACCGCCTCAAGAGCTTCGTCTGGGCCTCCGACCGCCGTCCCCTCAGCCGCGAGTCTATCGTGCAGTCCAGCGGGGGCGACAGCCTCCAGAGGCCAGGCAACACGCTAGCGGAGCTGCAGCGCTTCAGCGGCGCACGGGCAGCTCTCACAGCCTACGCGCCCTTCGAGCTCCAGGCGAAGGAGGACTCCCTGCGTAGCGACTCCATCGCACGCCACCTGGCGGGCCTCAGCCCCGAGGAATGGCGCCAGCTCTATCAGTACGTCCTCAGCCCAAGCAAGGACGATGCTCAACCCCACCAAAGACCGATCATAGACACATCATGGGTGTACAAAGTTTCTTCAAGCAGAGAAGGCCACGACAGTTCGAGCACAAGCTCATCTATTGGGATCCCCGTCGGGAGGAACTCCAGAAGCGGGTGGCGCGCGTCCGACAGGAGCTTGTCGCTTCGGGAGAACTAA
- the cobJ gene encoding precorrin-3B C(17)-methyltransferase produces MNKNKIIVAGIGPGSEEDITPAVLRAVQESDVIVGYKYYFRFVKAYLRPDAVCVDSGMKAERQRAEEAINYALEGKTVCVISSGDAGIYGMSPLIYEMMRDKGIEGLEVEVLPGISAFQKAAALLGCPIGHDLCILSLSDLMTPWLRIERRIEAAAYGDFITAIYNPKSQGRYWQLYRLIEIFSQHRSPDTPVGYVRQAGRPEQEVTLTTLAEFDPEQVDMFTVVLIGNTQSYNWEGHFITPRGYYREGQLEQDVKVGQGIMIESFRTINSELANPNVPLDHKWALIHSIHTTADFEMEKILYTDPKAVERMHQAVVEGRLKTVITDVTMVASGIRKGALERLGVEVKCYLNDPRVAEIAASKGITRSQAGIRLAVEEHPDALFAVGNAPTAIIELCELIRRGKAHPQGIIAAPVGFVNVRESKYMAKVFKDIPKIIVEGRKGGSNLAATLVNSILTLDDAEQLRPGRDV; encoded by the coding sequence ATGAACAAGAATAAGATCATCGTCGCCGGCATCGGGCCAGGCAGCGAGGAGGACATCACCCCCGCGGTGCTGCGCGCCGTCCAAGAGTCGGATGTCATCGTAGGATACAAGTATTATTTCCGCTTCGTCAAGGCCTATCTGCGCCCCGACGCTGTCTGTGTAGACAGCGGTATGAAGGCCGAGCGCCAGCGTGCCGAGGAGGCCATCAACTACGCTCTCGAGGGCAAGACCGTCTGCGTCATCAGTTCGGGTGACGCTGGTATCTACGGCATGTCCCCCCTCATCTACGAGATGATGCGCGACAAGGGCATCGAGGGGCTGGAGGTCGAGGTACTGCCTGGGATCAGTGCCTTCCAGAAGGCCGCAGCACTGCTGGGCTGCCCCATCGGCCACGACCTCTGCATCCTATCGCTGAGTGACCTCATGACGCCCTGGCTGCGCATCGAGCGCCGCATCGAGGCCGCAGCCTATGGCGACTTCATTACCGCTATCTACAACCCCAAGAGCCAGGGCCGCTACTGGCAGCTCTACCGCCTCATCGAGATCTTCTCCCAGCACCGCTCGCCCGATACGCCCGTCGGCTACGTACGCCAGGCAGGGCGTCCCGAGCAGGAGGTGACGCTGACGACGCTGGCGGAGTTCGACCCCGAGCAGGTGGACATGTTCACCGTGGTGCTGATCGGCAATACGCAGAGCTACAACTGGGAGGGGCACTTCATCACGCCCCGCGGCTACTACCGTGAGGGGCAGCTGGAGCAGGATGTCAAGGTCGGTCAGGGCATCATGATCGAGAGCTTCCGCACCATCAACAGCGAGCTGGCGAACCCCAATGTCCCCCTCGACCATAAGTGGGCGCTCATCCACAGCATCCATACGACGGCGGACTTCGAGATGGAGAAGATCCTCTACACCGACCCCAAGGCTGTCGAGCGTATGCATCAGGCTGTCGTCGAGGGCCGACTCAAGACCGTCATCACCGACGTCACCATGGTCGCCTCGGGCATCCGTAAGGGCGCCCTCGAGCGCCTCGGCGTAGAGGTCAAGTGCTACCTCAACGATCCTCGTGTAGCTGAGATCGCTGCTAGCAAGGGCATTACGCGCTCACAGGCAGGTATCCGTCTGGCGGTAGAGGAGCACCCCGATGCGCTCTTCGCCGTGGGCAATGCACCGACGGCCATCATCGAGCTCTGCGAGCTGATCCGCCGCGGCAAGGCCCATCCTCAGGGGATCATCGCTGCGCCCGTGGGCTTCGTCAACGTGCGTGAGTCGAAGTACATGGCTAAGGTATTCAAGGATATCCCCAAGATCATCGTCGAGGGGCGTAAGGGCGGCAGCAACCTCGCCGCGACGCTCGTCAATAGCATCCTGACGCTCGACGACGCCGAGCAGCTCCGTCCCGGCCGCGACGTCTAG
- a CDS encoding SusC/RagA family TonB-linked outer membrane protein: MKRILRLTLLALSLLLVALPALAQEIQVKGRVIDEKGEAIIGASVKVRETPKGAVTDIEGNFTVSAPRKGHLVVTSIGYKSLTVDLSTSKLPLTITLAEEAKSLKEVVVIGYGSMQKKDLTGSITSIGEKSFQKGAISTASDLLVGKVAGVQITPEGSPGAGGRIRIRGGASLNASNDPLIVIDGVPIENSAVSGAPSILSTLNPQDIATMNVLKDASATAIYGSRASNGVIMITTKKGKMGQKTQIAVSVQNSLSEAARRVKVLSADDYRALIQRIAPGSVSKLGTASTDWQDEIYQLAYGGDYNISVSGAAGKLPYRASAGFYHQEGVLKTDKMNRASGSLSLSPRFFDNHLSVDANAKFSATHNRFANKDAIRAAVEFDPTRPVRSSDALYQPFGGYFTWLDGSNLRTLAPRNPVALLEQKEDISDVFRTIANLQLDYKLHFLPELRFNLNLGYDYASGKGSVVIPENSSLGWQRYTLKRAGQPDVLKSGTNNSYEQQKRSLLLDFYANYAKDIPALKGRLDVMAGYSYQDWKTSVHNAPDYTYDKTLVTNPVFPVDYPQNTLVSFYGRLNYNLMDRYLLTATVRTDGSSRFSKDQRWGVFPALALAWRMNQESFLKPISWIDDLKLRLGYGVTGQQDGIGNYTYLPFYALSTNTNRYQLGDTYYNMLRPAAYDADIHWETTATYNVGLDFAFLGNRLSGTLDFYQRKTKDLLNEIPVPAGANFSNRILTNVGNIDSKGFELSLSATPIQTKRFTWDVNYNISANDTRITKLNAVEIPGYQGVPTGGVQGATGSYVQIHSVGYAPSTFFVYKQVYGADGKPLEDQVENLNGDKTINDLDKYRAFDPEPKVVMGLSTTLTFDRWTALDLPALQPRQLYLRQRQRLYGEPRRGAELGSVLQEYDLRDQPLQLRQRWGEADAL, encoded by the coding sequence ATGAAAAGGATTTTACGCCTTACCCTCCTTGCGCTCTCGCTGCTCCTGGTGGCTCTGCCTGCACTAGCGCAGGAGATCCAGGTCAAGGGCCGCGTGATCGACGAGAAGGGCGAAGCAATCATTGGCGCTTCGGTCAAGGTGCGCGAGACGCCCAAGGGTGCCGTCACCGACATCGAGGGTAACTTCACCGTATCCGCGCCTCGCAAGGGACACCTCGTGGTCACTAGCATCGGCTACAAGAGCCTGACGGTGGACCTCTCTACGAGCAAGCTCCCCCTCACCATCACCCTCGCAGAGGAGGCCAAGTCCCTCAAGGAGGTCGTCGTCATCGGCTACGGCTCGATGCAGAAGAAGGACCTCACCGGCTCCATCACCTCTATCGGGGAGAAGAGCTTCCAGAAGGGGGCTATCTCCACGGCTAGCGACCTGCTCGTCGGTAAGGTAGCCGGGGTGCAGATCACCCCCGAGGGTTCGCCTGGTGCAGGCGGTCGTATCCGCATCCGCGGTGGCGCCTCGCTCAATGCTAGCAACGACCCGCTGATTGTCATCGACGGGGTACCCATCGAGAACTCGGCCGTCTCTGGTGCACCCAGCATCCTCAGCACGCTCAATCCTCAGGATATCGCCACGATGAACGTCCTCAAGGACGCCTCCGCTACGGCCATCTACGGCTCGCGTGCCTCCAACGGGGTCATCATGATCACGACCAAGAAGGGGAAGATGGGCCAGAAGACCCAGATCGCCGTCTCGGTGCAGAACTCGCTCAGCGAGGCTGCCCGTCGCGTCAAGGTCCTCTCTGCCGATGACTACCGCGCCCTCATCCAGCGCATCGCTCCTGGCTCCGTATCCAAGCTGGGCACGGCGAGCACCGACTGGCAGGACGAGATCTATCAGCTAGCCTACGGCGGTGACTACAACATCAGCGTCAGTGGTGCTGCGGGCAAGCTGCCCTACCGTGCCAGCGCTGGCTTCTACCACCAGGAAGGGGTACTGAAGACGGATAAGATGAACCGCGCCAGCGGCTCGCTCAGCCTCAGCCCCCGCTTCTTCGACAACCACCTCTCGGTAGACGCTAACGCTAAGTTCAGCGCTACGCACAATCGCTTCGCGAATAAGGACGCCATCCGTGCGGCCGTAGAGTTCGACCCTACGCGTCCTGTCCGCAGCAGCGATGCCCTCTATCAGCCCTTCGGCGGCTACTTCACCTGGCTGGACGGCTCCAACCTCCGCACGCTCGCTCCCCGCAACCCTGTAGCGCTGCTCGAGCAGAAGGAGGACATCAGTGACGTCTTCCGTACGATCGCCAACCTCCAGCTGGACTACAAGCTCCACTTCCTCCCCGAGCTCCGCTTTAACCTCAACCTCGGCTACGACTACGCCTCGGGTAAGGGCTCGGTCGTCATCCCTGAGAACTCCTCTCTGGGCTGGCAGCGCTACACGCTGAAGCGTGCTGGGCAGCCCGACGTCCTCAAGAGCGGGACCAACAACAGCTACGAGCAGCAGAAGCGCAGCCTCCTGCTGGACTTCTACGCCAACTATGCCAAGGACATCCCTGCCCTCAAGGGCCGCCTCGATGTCATGGCTGGGTACTCCTATCAGGACTGGAAGACCTCGGTGCACAACGCCCCTGACTACACCTACGACAAGACGCTGGTCACCAACCCCGTCTTCCCCGTAGACTATCCCCAGAATACCCTCGTGTCCTTCTACGGCCGTCTCAACTACAACCTGATGGACCGCTATCTGCTGACGGCTACGGTACGTACCGACGGCTCCTCGCGCTTCAGTAAGGACCAGCGCTGGGGCGTCTTCCCCGCTCTTGCTCTGGCCTGGCGCATGAACCAGGAGTCCTTCCTCAAGCCCATCTCCTGGATTGATGACCTGAAGCTCCGCCTTGGCTACGGCGTCACGGGGCAGCAGGACGGCATCGGTAACTACACCTACCTGCCCTTCTACGCGCTCTCGACGAACACCAACCGCTACCAGCTCGGCGACACCTACTACAATATGCTGCGCCCTGCGGCCTACGATGCGGATATCCACTGGGAGACGACCGCTACCTACAACGTGGGTCTGGACTTCGCCTTCCTCGGCAACCGCCTCTCCGGTACGCTGGACTTCTATCAGCGCAAGACCAAGGACCTGCTGAACGAGATCCCCGTACCAGCGGGGGCCAACTTCTCCAACCGTATCCTGACCAACGTAGGGAACATCGACAGCAAGGGCTTCGAGCTCAGCCTCAGCGCTACGCCCATCCAGACGAAGCGCTTCACCTGGGATGTCAACTACAACATCAGTGCCAACGATACCCGCATCACCAAGCTCAACGCCGTCGAGATCCCTGGCTACCAGGGCGTGCCTACGGGTGGTGTGCAGGGGGCTACGGGTAGCTACGTCCAGATCCACAGCGTGGGCTATGCGCCCTCGACCTTCTTCGTCTACAAGCAGGTCTACGGTGCGGATGGCAAGCCTCTGGAGGATCAGGTCGAGAACCTCAATGGAGACAAGACCATCAACGACCTCGACAAGTACCGCGCCTTCGACCCCGAGCCTAAGGTCGTCATGGGCCTCTCCACGACGCTGACCTTCGACCGCTGGACGGCTCTCGACCTCCCTGCGCTCCAACCTCGGCAACTATATCTACGACAACGTCAACGCCTATATGGCGAACCACGCCGCGGTGCTGAACTCGGGTCAGTACTTCAAGAATACGACCTACGAGATCAACCACTCCAACTTCGCCAACGCTGGGGAGAAGCAGATGCTCTCTGA
- a CDS encoding RagB/SusD family nutrient uptake outer membrane protein yields MHTDKKTLRRGLLVLSAASLLGLSSCTKDLDRFPTNGETPEKIFSDPAKTLQALAKVYGAYGLSGNGGDAREGNGADIAGIDEGSSDFLRQLFVLQELPTELAINAWGDQGLPDIHVHSWSASNPFVRGLYYRSLYQIKLASDFLRNTESRADDATIRAYRAEVRFLRAYQYWVLIDLYGNPPFVTEATATGKVYPQQISRAELFKYIESELKAIDADLLAPKAAGYGRADKAAAWALLSRLYLNAEVYTGTQRYADAAQYAERVISSGSYSLKSDYSHLFLADNNVNNPEVLLSINYDGQRSQNWGGMTYLINASTGGTAKAVTGVNMGVNGGWQGNRATTTLLELFGTHTATDKRCLMKAAATSTISDVKNFDQGVYVYKFRNVTSAGANGSNGDHADTDFPLLRLAELYLNYAEAAVRGHADATKALQYLNLLRTRAYGNASGNYSALPDLKELLAERGRELYWEAQRRTDLIRFGLFTGNSYLWPWKGGEAGGKSIDDYRKLYPIPADDIQANPENLKQNPNY; encoded by the coding sequence ATGCATACAGATAAGAAGACCCTCCGCCGAGGGCTACTCGTGCTGAGCGCTGCCTCCTTGCTGGGGCTCAGCTCCTGCACTAAGGATCTGGATCGCTTCCCTACCAACGGAGAGACCCCAGAGAAGATCTTCTCCGATCCTGCCAAGACGCTGCAGGCCTTAGCCAAGGTCTATGGCGCCTACGGCCTCTCGGGTAATGGGGGGGATGCCCGAGAAGGCAACGGCGCCGACATCGCTGGGATCGACGAGGGCTCGAGCGACTTCCTACGCCAGCTCTTCGTCCTGCAGGAGCTCCCCACCGAGCTAGCCATCAATGCCTGGGGGGACCAGGGGCTGCCCGACATCCACGTACACAGCTGGTCGGCCTCCAACCCCTTCGTCCGTGGGCTCTACTACCGCTCGCTCTACCAGATCAAGCTCGCCAGCGACTTCCTGCGCAACACGGAGTCCCGCGCCGACGATGCGACCATCCGTGCCTACCGTGCTGAGGTGCGCTTCCTGCGCGCCTACCAGTACTGGGTGCTCATCGACCTCTATGGCAATCCTCCCTTCGTCACCGAGGCGACCGCTACGGGTAAGGTCTACCCCCAGCAGATCAGCCGTGCCGAGCTCTTCAAGTACATCGAGAGCGAGCTCAAGGCCATCGATGCCGACCTGCTAGCGCCTAAGGCTGCGGGCTACGGCCGTGCCGACAAGGCTGCTGCCTGGGCGCTCCTCTCCCGCCTCTACCTCAATGCCGAGGTCTACACCGGGACGCAGCGCTACGCCGATGCAGCTCAGTACGCCGAGCGCGTCATCTCCTCGGGGAGCTATAGCCTCAAGTCGGACTACAGCCACCTCTTCCTGGCGGACAACAATGTCAATAACCCCGAGGTGCTGCTCTCCATCAACTATGATGGTCAGCGCTCGCAGAACTGGGGTGGGATGACCTACCTCATCAATGCCTCCACGGGGGGTACGGCTAAGGCCGTCACTGGAGTGAATATGGGCGTCAACGGAGGCTGGCAGGGTAACCGCGCTACCACAACGCTGCTCGAGCTCTTCGGTACGCACACGGCGACCGATAAGCGCTGCCTGATGAAGGCTGCGGCTACGTCGACCATCTCCGACGTCAAGAACTTTGACCAAGGGGTCTATGTCTACAAGTTCCGCAACGTCACCAGCGCAGGCGCCAACGGCAGCAACGGTGACCACGCCGATACCGACTTCCCCCTGCTGCGTCTAGCGGAGCTCTACCTCAACTATGCAGAGGCAGCCGTCCGCGGCCATGCCGACGCTACCAAGGCCCTGCAGTACCTCAATCTCCTGCGCACCCGTGCCTATGGCAATGCCTCGGGCAACTACAGTGCGCTGCCTGATCTGAAGGAGCTGCTCGCCGAGCGTGGACGTGAGCTCTACTGGGAGGCTCAGCGCCGTACCGACCTCATCCGCTTCGGCCTCTTCACGGGTAATAGCTACCTCTGGCCTTGGAAGGGCGGTGAGGCTGGTGGCAAGAGCATCGACGACTACCGCAAGCTCTATCCCATCCCTGCCGATGATATCCAGGCCAACCCTGAGAATCTGAAGCAGAACCCTAACTACTAG
- the mutL gene encoding DNA mismatch repair endonuclease MutL: MSDIIRLLPETIANQIAAGEVVPAPAYIVKELLENSIDAGATRIQVEILDAGRSAVQVTDDGKGMSPTDARMAFERHATSKLREIEDLDRLTTMGFRGEALAAIASVCQVQLRTRTAEAELGTELQIEGARVKSAEPCACPVGTTLKAMNIFYNTPGRRKHIEARKESTDLSDIWKEFAKVALANHQVAFALQGAGKYDRQLPATSLKERIIGVGGSKLAKALIPLSYESEFCTIRGFIGTPGTAVKSAPQQYLFVNQRFIRHAYFHKAILLAYEKFVPVGTQPHYFLYFTIPAANIDVNIHPQKTDVRFTDGELIFKILESIVREAFNAHALAPLIDFDNKVSIDIPAYPGRREEVKRLDLDEGQEPRTEGMEGLQLSLGRPVRQTLSGRSYRPQLPELDWSELGESFESRKYDELPEGELFSPTPTATPSGEAVGGGIRLSQLGAQPAPAAAPSDILLYHGRYAVTQLEDSLALIDLRRALLRVRYEELLLGLSEGSYPSEQPLFPEVLEFSPTELPTAQHIMELLAPLGFDFGDLGKGHYSVVEAPSFMTESAIGFVRLIVADSLETQREDASYVRSFLAEAAAEVQVLKATLPRSPQEARELIEELLGCTESMTTPSGQQIIARLPESFVSSLFS; the protein is encoded by the coding sequence ATGAGTGATATCATCCGTCTCCTCCCCGAGACCATAGCCAATCAGATCGCGGCGGGCGAAGTCGTCCCCGCCCCTGCCTATATCGTCAAGGAGCTCCTAGAGAACTCGATCGACGCAGGCGCCACACGCATCCAGGTCGAGATCCTCGACGCGGGGCGCAGTGCCGTGCAGGTCACCGACGACGGCAAGGGCATGAGCCCGACCGATGCGCGTATGGCCTTCGAGCGCCACGCCACGTCCAAGCTCCGCGAGATCGAGGACCTCGACCGCCTGACCACGATGGGCTTCCGCGGCGAGGCCCTGGCGGCTATCGCCTCCGTCTGCCAGGTGCAGCTTCGTACCCGCACGGCCGAGGCCGAGCTGGGGACAGAGTTGCAGATCGAGGGCGCACGCGTCAAGAGCGCCGAGCCCTGTGCCTGCCCCGTCGGGACGACGCTCAAGGCGATGAACATCTTCTACAACACCCCCGGGCGGCGCAAGCACATCGAGGCACGCAAGGAGTCGACTGACCTCAGCGACATCTGGAAGGAGTTCGCCAAGGTAGCCCTAGCGAACCATCAGGTAGCCTTCGCCCTGCAGGGTGCGGGCAAGTATGACCGCCAGCTCCCCGCCACCTCGCTCAAGGAGCGCATCATAGGCGTGGGGGGGAGCAAGCTCGCCAAGGCGCTCATCCCCCTGAGCTACGAGAGCGAGTTCTGCACCATCCGCGGCTTCATCGGCACGCCCGGCACGGCGGTCAAGAGTGCCCCGCAGCAGTACCTCTTCGTCAATCAGCGCTTCATCCGCCACGCCTACTTCCACAAGGCCATACTGCTGGCCTATGAGAAGTTCGTCCCCGTCGGCACGCAGCCGCACTACTTCCTCTACTTCACCATCCCCGCAGCCAATATCGACGTGAACATCCATCCGCAGAAGACGGATGTACGCTTCACCGACGGCGAGCTCATCTTCAAGATCCTCGAGAGCATCGTGCGCGAGGCCTTCAACGCCCATGCGCTGGCGCCGCTCATAGACTTCGACAACAAGGTCTCCATCGACATCCCCGCCTACCCGGGGCGTCGTGAGGAGGTCAAGAGACTAGATCTAGACGAAGGGCAGGAGCCTCGCACAGAGGGGATGGAGGGCCTTCAGCTGAGCCTCGGTAGACCCGTGCGGCAGACGCTCTCAGGGCGCAGCTACCGCCCCCAGCTGCCCGAGCTGGACTGGAGCGAGCTGGGCGAGAGCTTCGAGAGCCGTAAGTACGACGAGCTGCCCGAGGGCGAGCTCTTCAGCCCCACGCCGACAGCTACCCCGAGCGGGGAAGCCGTCGGGGGCGGTATACGCCTCTCGCAGCTGGGCGCACAGCCCGCTCCTGCCGCAGCCCCCAGCGATATCCTCCTCTACCATGGGCGCTACGCCGTGACGCAGCTGGAGGATAGTCTGGCGCTGATCGACCTCAGGCGCGCCCTGCTCAGGGTGCGCTACGAGGAGCTGCTGCTGGGCCTCAGCGAGGGCAGCTACCCCTCCGAGCAGCCCCTCTTCCCTGAGGTACTGGAGTTCAGCCCCACGGAGCTGCCGACGGCGCAGCATATTATGGAGCTGCTTGCGCCGCTGGGCTTCGACTTCGGCGACCTAGGCAAGGGGCATTACTCCGTAGTGGAGGCACCGAGCTTCATGACGGAGAGCGCCATAGGCTTCGTGCGCCTCATCGTCGCCGACAGCCTCGAGACGCAGCGCGAGGACGCCAGCTACGTGCGGAGCTTCCTCGCGGAGGCTGCCGCCGAGGTACAGGTGCTCAAGGCCACCCTCCCGCGCAGCCCTCAGGAGGCACGCGAACTGATCGAGGAGCTGCTAGGCTGTACCGAGTCGATGACGACGCCCTCAGGCCAGCAGATCATCGCCCGCCTGCCCGAGAGCTTCGTCTCTAGCCTCTTCAGCTAG